A single genomic interval of Pyrus communis chromosome 5, drPyrComm1.1, whole genome shotgun sequence harbors:
- the LOC137734794 gene encoding uncharacterized protein — MGGGTMPIIHVRHSSSSSSSSSSNNLPVPSSSSVQVGPITPSCTGSYCFCDSGSETCRKQEQDKRASRTSLLSSVFGPVPSRFEVENAILALLSFLQRITSSSQSELQWLQPILDSCVTRKLLSYGHGKVYDAFQSLQTDPSVKRMVVSLSSDRALWDAVTNNEFVKKLREPPSSDLSVCGNEGLLPQSSNQEPEFAKRVMRWIMDITKAKVMELIEQFQSLVTDIFLPPPETLQEKNPTANDKDQFEEKVRSSLLLTVVILLIVVVARFRGA; from the exons ATGGGAGGAGGAACCATGCCTATCATCCACGTCAgacattcttcttcttcttcttcttcctcctcctcaaacaATCTTCCAGTTCCATCTAGTAGCAGCGTTCAAGTGGGACCCATCACACCCTCGTGCACTGGTTCATACTGCTTCTGTGACTCTGGGAGTGAGACCTGCAGAAAACAAGAACAAGACAAGAGAGCAAGTCGGACGTCGTTGCTCAGCTCCGTTTTCGGTCCAGTTCCGTCCCGATTCGAAGTCGAAAATGCCATCCTTGCTCTTCTCAG TTTTCTGCAGAGAATAACGAGTTCGTCTCAGTCAGAGTTGCAGTGGCTTCAGCCGATATTAGATTCTTGTGTTACAAGAAAATTGCTATCTTATGGACACGGAAAAGTTTACGATGCTTTCCAATCGTTGCAAACTGATCCTTCTGTTAAG AGGATGGTGGTTTCCCTGTCGTCTGATAGAGCCCTATGGGATGCGGTTACCAACAATGAGTTCGTTAAGAAGCTCCGAGAGCCTCCCTCCTCCG ATTTATCTGTGTGTGGGAATGAAGGGCTGCTGCCTCAGAGTTCAAACCAAGAGCCAGAATTCGCTAAACGCGTTATGAGGTGGATTATGGACATCACAAAAGCAAAAGTTATGGAGCTCATTGAGCAGTTTCAGTCACTTGTGACTGATATATTTCTGCCGCCGCCGGAGACTCTGCAGGAAAAGAACCCGACGGCCAACGACAAGGATCAGTTTGAAGAAAAAGTTAGATCCTCATTGCTTCTCACCGTTGTTATCCTCTTGATTGTGGTCGTCGCACGGTTCCGCGGAGCTTGA
- the LOC137733185 gene encoding cell number regulator 6, with protein MAEGNPQSRYVKLTREQEAPSEDITPGELNQPIQIPQLGVEKCLECGQPLPERYQPPADEDWTTGIFGCAQDPESCWTGLFCPCVLFGRNVETIREEIPWNNACVCHAMCVEGGIAVAAATAFFHGVDPKTSVLICETLLFAWWMCAIYTGLFRQSLQKKYHLKDSPCDPCMVHCCMHWCALCQEHREMRNHLSDNTTTTMTVVSPPPVQEMDSGEKKDAEVSSSESPGHPNTNMELSLQPV; from the exons ATGGCAGAAGGGAATCCGCAATCGAGGTACGTGAAGCTAACGAGGGAACAAGAAGCGCCATCCGAGGATATCACCCCTGGAGAGCTCAACCAGCCCATTCAAATTCCTCAG TTAGGTGTCGAGAAGTGCTTGGAATGTGGGCAACCCCTACCGGAAAGATACCAACCCCCAGCTGATGAAGATTGGACAACCGGGATATTTGGTTGTGCTCAAGATCCTGAGAGTT GCTGGACTGGACTTTTCTGTCCATGCGTGTTGTTTGGGCGTAATGTTGAAACCATACGAGAAGAAATTCCTTGGAACAATGCTTGTGTTTGCCATGCCATGTGCGTTGAAGGAGGAATTGCAGTTGCAGCAGCAACAGCGTTTTTTCACGGTGTTGATCCTAAGACCTCAGTTCTCATCTGCGAGACATTGCTATTTGCCTGGTGGATGTGTGCAATCTACACAGGTCTGTTTAGGCAGTCGTTGCAAAAGAAATATCATCTCAAG GATTCACCGTGTGATCCATGCATGGTGCACTGCTGCATGCACTGGTGTGCTCTATGTCAAGAGCACAGGGAGATGAGGAACCACTTATCTGATAACACAACCACAACAATGACCGTTGTTTCCCCTCCACCGGTTCAAGAGATGGACTCCGGCGAGAAGAAGGACGCTGAAGTTTCGTCTTCAGAGTCTCCTGGTCATCCAAACACCAATATGGAGCTGTCTCTGCAGCCTGTGTAG